The following coding sequences lie in one Rutidosis leptorrhynchoides isolate AG116_Rl617_1_P2 chromosome 4, CSIRO_AGI_Rlap_v1, whole genome shotgun sequence genomic window:
- the LOC139844557 gene encoding uncharacterized protein produces MLSWEVKTGSYVGLTWVIRRNFTRFLSPTQKMTNVAFYRNYALFATMNDGMTQHMFFTAFCIVIKIGTLLLFLWRLFIAIKVLMEEVCWTSSFIPCNHGFTLLGLILLSSCSAIRLVSKADLVTNSFAIGIYSESLVKEAQKA; encoded by the exons ATGTTATCGTGGGAAGTAAAGACGGGAAGTTATGTTGGTTTGACATGGGTCATTCGTCGAAACTTTACAAGATTTTTAA GTCCTACCCAAAAGATGACAAATGTGGCTTTCTATCGCAACTACGCTTTGTTTGCAACTATGAATGATGGGATGACACAACATATGTTTTTCACGGCATTTTGTATTGTGATTAAAATTGGAACCCTCTTATTGTTCCTTTGGAGATTATTTATAGCCATAAAAGTGTTAATGGAAGAG GTGTGCTGGACTTCAAGTTTCATCCCATGCAACCATGGTTTTACACTGCTGGGTCTGATTTTGTTATCAAGTTGTTCTGCCATTAGATTAGTTTCAAAGGCTGATTTAGTAACTAACTCTTTTGCCATTGGGATTTATAGCGAAAGCTTGGTAAAAGAAGCACAAAAAGCTTAA